One Nitrospira sp. DNA window includes the following coding sequences:
- a CDS encoding Universal stress protein family — translation MRTVVAVDWSEQSFHAVKVVCRLFTHEELTFIHAVDLRPFENPLFAQPLGRRSAEEFRQGMVEAGERLLEQTGTLVPSTVHSSLKRVCKIGNPAAVVLEHVRSSQADLVAVGSRGRGRLAELILGSVSHRVVLHAPCAALLVRNDPGNIRQVLLAIEGHEDSLRLHRWLSTHRFNQPVEVSLLTVVPTIPVGDAATEGSYGKWAAEMEHYACELVQDSAAALRTIHPTVTPQIEHGDPAHCIMKAARHADLVIVGSHGWKGLEHFLLGSISHAVLHKVACPVLVIR, via the coding sequence ATGCGCACCGTCGTTGCCGTCGACTGGTCCGAGCAGTCCTTTCATGCCGTCAAGGTCGTCTGCCGCCTCTTCACGCATGAGGAGTTGACCTTCATCCATGCGGTGGACCTCCGCCCGTTCGAAAACCCGCTGTTCGCGCAACCCCTCGGCCGTAGAAGCGCCGAGGAATTTCGACAGGGGATGGTTGAGGCGGGAGAACGCCTGCTGGAGCAAACCGGAACCTTAGTCCCTTCAACGGTCCATTCCTCCCTCAAGCGAGTCTGCAAGATCGGGAACCCGGCTGCGGTGGTGCTGGAGCACGTCCGTTCGTCTCAAGCGGACTTGGTCGCGGTCGGGTCACGGGGGCGTGGACGACTCGCAGAGTTGATCTTGGGCAGCGTCTCACACCGGGTGGTGCTCCATGCCCCTTGCGCGGCCCTGCTCGTCAGAAACGATCCTGGCAACATTCGACAGGTCCTCCTGGCAATTGAAGGGCACGAAGATTCGCTCCGTCTGCACAGGTGGCTGAGCACCCATCGGTTCAATCAGCCGGTTGAGGTATCCCTCTTGACTGTGGTGCCGACCATTCCCGTCGGTGATGCGGCGACGGAAGGTTCATACGGCAAATGGGCGGCCGAGATGGAGCATTATGCGTGCGAACTCGTGCAGGACAGCGCGGCAGCCCTGCGAACCATCCATCCCACCGTCACGCCGCAGATCGAACATGGTGATCCGGCCCATTGCATTATGAAAGCGGCGCGCCATGCCGATCTGGTGATCGTAGGGTCGCATGGGTGGAAGGGCCTTGAACACTTCCTGCTCGGCAGCATCTCACACGCGGTCTTGCACAAGGTGGCCTGTCCCGTCCTGGTCATTCGGTGA
- a CDS encoding UspA domain protein → MVNQMTTSTKGNAPLLKSEQASTGRTSPKKILIAVDDSEESIRAVQYVGSLLRETHDVSVTLFHVLNPMPRELMEHGGSEDPEVENHLGEQLRKDQEEWLRAEGAIEYPILVKALERLGQTGFPIDRVTLKFGYERDIADTIVDEARAGSYGTIVVTRHGPAGGKRLFGSSVTDRLLRDLSGVALWILG, encoded by the coding sequence ATGGTGAACCAGATGACGACCTCAACCAAGGGGAACGCCCCCTTACTCAAATCGGAACAGGCCTCCACAGGCAGAACCTCCCCCAAGAAAATCCTTATCGCTGTGGATGACTCGGAGGAGTCGATCCGTGCCGTGCAATATGTTGGATCGCTGCTGCGGGAGACCCATGACGTGAGCGTAACGCTGTTTCATGTCTTGAACCCCATGCCGCGCGAACTGATGGAGCATGGCGGGTCCGAGGACCCGGAGGTTGAAAATCACCTGGGAGAACAGCTCCGCAAAGACCAGGAGGAATGGTTGCGGGCGGAGGGCGCCATTGAATATCCGATCCTGGTGAAGGCGCTGGAGCGCCTCGGACAGACCGGGTTCCCCATCGATCGTGTCACGCTCAAGTTCGGGTATGAACGCGATATCGCCGACACCATCGTGGATGAAGCCCGAGCGGGATCGTATGGCACCATCGTGGTGACTCGTCACGGACCGGCAGGAGGTAAGCGACTCTTCGGCAGCAGCGTCACCGATCGCCTGTTGCGCGACCTGTCCGGAGTCGCACTCTGGATCCTGGGATAA
- a CDS encoding Oxygen-independent coproporphyrinogen-III oxidase-like protein YggW, with the protein MSERTGRGLYIHIPFCHQRCHFCAFYLEIHQARAAEEFLSSLLTEMRLYGDRHPFGPEPLDSIYFGGGTPTTLSPLQLTTILSAAKNSFGLAHDAEVTIEAHPESVTLDGLRQLRDDGFTRISFGAESMNQEELDLVGRPGSVLNNAHVVAAAREAGFTDINLDLMYGLPGQTVESWVTSLQRTIDLAPTHLSCYALTVEEGTRLQTAIQRGTAPAPDDALQNEMEDLAEHLLDQAGYRRYEISNYCRPGFASRHNKLHWTGGQYLGLGPSAQSYVGGRRFGNVSDLIGYNRSLRDGNLPVAESEQLTRAEDSCERLVFGLRMTEGISLQDKKVLTFPGLTGTIHELIVDDLLERQGERIRLTARGRRYADSVAVTLLASLDDQPDRLPSP; encoded by the coding sequence ATGTCTGAACGTACCGGCCGCGGCCTCTATATCCACATCCCCTTCTGTCACCAGCGCTGCCACTTCTGCGCCTTCTACCTCGAAATCCATCAGGCGCGCGCCGCCGAGGAGTTCCTCTCTTCCCTGCTGACGGAAATGCGTCTGTACGGTGATCGCCATCCATTTGGACCGGAACCGTTGGACTCCATCTATTTCGGCGGCGGAACGCCGACCACCCTTTCTCCCCTGCAGCTCACGACCATCCTGTCGGCGGCTAAGAACAGCTTCGGCCTGGCCCACGATGCGGAAGTCACCATCGAAGCCCATCCGGAGTCGGTCACCCTTGATGGGCTCAGGCAACTGCGCGACGACGGGTTCACAAGAATCAGCTTTGGGGCAGAGTCCATGAACCAAGAGGAGTTGGATTTGGTCGGCCGCCCCGGCTCTGTCCTGAACAACGCTCACGTCGTGGCCGCCGCCCGTGAGGCAGGCTTCACCGATATCAACCTCGATCTGATGTATGGCCTGCCGGGGCAAACCGTCGAGAGTTGGGTGACCTCACTGCAACGCACCATCGACCTTGCCCCGACCCACCTCTCCTGTTACGCCTTGACGGTCGAAGAGGGGACACGTCTGCAGACCGCCATTCAACGGGGCACCGCTCCCGCCCCCGACGATGCGCTGCAAAACGAGATGGAAGACCTGGCCGAACACCTGCTCGACCAGGCGGGCTATAGGCGCTATGAAATATCAAACTATTGCCGGCCCGGGTTTGCCAGCCGGCATAACAAGCTCCACTGGACCGGCGGCCAATACCTGGGCCTGGGACCCAGTGCGCAATCCTATGTCGGAGGCCGCCGCTTCGGGAATGTGAGCGATCTGATCGGCTACAACAGATCCCTGCGTGACGGCAACCTTCCGGTGGCGGAATCCGAACAACTCACGAGGGCTGAGGACAGCTGCGAACGGCTGGTCTTCGGTCTGCGCATGACCGAAGGGATCTCGCTGCAGGACAAGAAGGTCCTGACATTCCCGGGGCTCACCGGCACGATCCATGAGCTGATCGTCGACGACCTCCTGGAACGACAGGGTGAACGCATCCGTCTCACCGCACGAGGCCGGCGATACGCAGACAGCGTCGCCGTCACCCTGCTGGCAAGCCTGGACGACCAGCCCGATAGGTTGCCCTCCCCTTGA
- a CDS encoding Two-component transcriptional response regulator, LuxR family, with the protein MSILIIDDFQEERDLLHSILHSAGFGPLLPIATAREGLQHLGVGKKGKAASTVDLVLMDLEMPEIDGLEACRQIRADERLQNLPIIVITAHSTAEDIQAAYTAGATDYIRKPVIPAELIARTANALSLKQEIDARKIREQELLERTKELDHAFEQITALHGTLHICAKCKRVKTDRAHWQRIEDYLRQQARSKITEAVCDSCLHQAYPHLKQAR; encoded by the coding sequence ATGAGCATTCTCATCATCGACGACTTTCAAGAAGAACGGGACCTGTTGCACAGCATCCTCCACAGCGCCGGCTTCGGTCCCCTGCTGCCGATCGCCACGGCAAGGGAAGGCCTTCAGCATTTGGGAGTGGGAAAAAAAGGAAAGGCGGCGAGCACCGTCGATCTGGTCTTGATGGATCTCGAAATGCCTGAGATCGACGGGTTGGAGGCCTGCCGGCAGATCAGGGCCGACGAGCGCCTCCAGAACCTGCCCATCATCGTCATTACGGCGCACAGTACCGCGGAAGACATTCAGGCCGCCTATACCGCCGGCGCGACGGACTATATCCGCAAGCCGGTGATTCCGGCCGAGTTGATTGCACGCACGGCGAACGCCCTGAGCCTGAAACAGGAAATCGACGCTCGAAAGATTCGCGAACAGGAACTGCTGGAACGCACCAAGGAACTCGACCATGCCTTCGAGCAGATCACCGCACTCCACGGCACGCTTCACATCTGCGCCAAATGCAAACGCGTGAAAACCGACCGTGCCCATTGGCAACGCATCGAGGATTATCTGCGCCAACAGGCCCGCTCCAAAATCACGGAAGCCGTGTGTGACTCCTGCCTGCATCAGGCCTATCCGCACCTGAAGCAAGCCCGGTAA
- a CDS encoding Sulfatase modifying factor 1 precursor (C-alpha-formyglycine- generating enzyme 1), giving the protein MIALRSMHSHLVVLCLLLIMGHQPSVLGASDPQDMVLVPAGEFTMGTAADSGGLPDEHPLRRVYLGAFWIDRYEVTNAAYHQFVLATGYHAPTHATPASTLWEHNEPLPGSEQHPVVNVSWLDAVEFCRWAHKRLPTEAEWEKAARGTDGRTYPWGNEWDIGKGNSASYWAGRTVQFADSTEWEAFWIKGEGAAISKEKGLKGEILTLPVGSFPAGAGPYGTLDMAGNVAEWVQDWYNPNYYRTAPLSDPQGPERGAIKAMRGGSWLKPAISLRTTDRDWGTMDSRPSGTGFRCARDAY; this is encoded by the coding sequence ATGATCGCGCTGAGATCGATGCATTCACACCTGGTTGTGCTCTGCCTCCTGCTGATCATGGGCCATCAGCCATCGGTTCTCGGCGCCTCCGATCCGCAGGACATGGTGTTGGTCCCAGCCGGCGAATTTACGATGGGGACGGCGGCAGACAGCGGCGGCCTGCCGGATGAGCATCCCCTGCGCCGCGTCTACCTGGGTGCGTTCTGGATCGATCGCTACGAAGTTACGAATGCCGCCTACCATCAATTCGTGCTGGCGACCGGCTATCACGCGCCTACCCATGCCACCCCCGCATCGACCTTGTGGGAACACAACGAGCCGCTGCCAGGCAGCGAACAACATCCCGTCGTCAACGTGAGTTGGCTCGATGCCGTTGAATTCTGCCGTTGGGCCCACAAACGATTGCCGACCGAAGCGGAATGGGAAAAGGCGGCGCGGGGGACGGACGGAAGGACCTATCCCTGGGGCAACGAATGGGACATCGGCAAGGGGAACAGCGCCAGTTACTGGGCCGGACGAACCGTGCAATTCGCCGACAGCACGGAATGGGAGGCCTTCTGGATCAAAGGAGAAGGAGCGGCCATTTCCAAAGAGAAAGGCCTCAAGGGGGAGATCCTGACCTTGCCGGTCGGCAGTTTTCCCGCCGGCGCCGGCCCCTACGGCACGTTGGACATGGCCGGCAATGTCGCCGAATGGGTGCAGGACTGGTATAACCCCAACTACTACCGGACGGCGCCGCTCAGCGATCCGCAGGGGCCGGAGCGGGGAGCCATCAAGGCCATGCGCGGCGGGTCCTGGCTCAAACCGGCCATCAGCCTGCGGACGACCGACCGGGACTGGGGCACGATGGACAGCCGCCCTTCCGGCACCGGATTCCGCTGCGCGCGGGATGCCTACTGA
- a CDS encoding 5-methyltetrahydrofolate--homocysteine methyltransferase, whose protein sequence is MPEHEIGELLRQRILILDGAMGTMIQRYRLDEAAFRGERFKNWKKDLKGHNDLLNVTRPAVIEEIHRQYLEAGADIVETNTFNSQAVSLADYDMADLGYELSKAGAECARRAVAQVTAAQPARRCFVAGAIGPTTKTSSVSTDSNDAAARGCTFQELVAAYADQVRGLLDGGTDLLLVETIFDTLNAKAAFFAIQQLFAEGARQVPIMASVTFIQAGSNRGFSGQTVEGFWNSISHVPLLSVGMNCALGPKEMRPLIEELAQIAPIFVSSHPNAGLPNPLLPTGFPETPESLAPQLREWAQNGWLNIVGGCCGTTPDHIRSIAGAVQGVTPRTPSRVQPFLRLSGLEALTVRPESNFVNIGERTNITGSPAFSKLILAGDYDKALTVARQQVEGGAQIIDINMDEGLLDSKAAMQKFLRLLAAESDIARVPIMMDSSKWEVIEEGLRNIQGKGIVNSISLKEGEAKFLEQARLIRRYGAAMVVMAFDERGQADSLARRIEICERSYRLLTEQVGVPPQDIIFDPNILTVATGLEEHNNYAVDFIEATRWIKQHLPLAKVSGGVSNISFSFRGNNVVREAMHAAFLYHAIQGGLDMGIVNAGQLAVYEEIPKDLLALVEDVLLNRRPDATERLVAFAETVKQKGKTAVKDDEWRTQPVEERLAHALVKGLTDYIDQDVEEARQKAAKPLDVIEGPLMAGMNVVGDLFGSGKMFLPQVVKSARVMKKAVAYLMPFMEAEKQRLGTSRANGKVLLATVKGDVHDIGKNIVGVVLGCNNYEVIDLGVMVSCEKILATARERQVDVVGLSGLITPSLDEMVHVAKEMTRQGFELPLLIGGATTSKAHTAVKIAPAYRHATVHVLDASRAVGVVGSLVNREQRESFSKSVRADYDQVRQAHQDRGPKALRSLDEARKHRLPTDWRTVDIPTPAFTGIHTIDRQPLRDLVPYIDWSPFFHTWELRGRYPDILNDTTVGPKAKELLSDAQALIEEIIQGGLLTARAVYGFFPANSLGDDIEVYGDEDRREVRAVFHTLRQQMEKPADQFNLALADYIAPKGSGRADYLGAFAVTAGIGIEALCAKYEKDHDDYNSIMTKALADRLAEAFAEWLHKQVRIAWGYGKDEGLTNEDLIRERYRGIRPAPGYPACPDHTEKRILFDLLGAEARGGVTLTESFAMLPTASVSGLYFAHPQAKYFAVGKINRDQVEDYASRKKLSVSEIERWLAPNLNYDT, encoded by the coding sequence ATGCCGGAACATGAGATAGGCGAACTCCTGCGCCAACGCATCCTGATCCTGGACGGGGCCATGGGCACGATGATCCAGCGGTATAGGCTGGACGAAGCGGCGTTTCGCGGGGAACGTTTCAAAAACTGGAAGAAGGACCTCAAGGGACACAACGATCTCCTGAACGTCACCAGACCGGCCGTCATCGAGGAGATCCATCGGCAGTACCTCGAAGCGGGAGCGGACATCGTCGAGACCAATACCTTCAACTCGCAAGCCGTCTCGCTGGCCGATTACGACATGGCCGACCTCGGATACGAGCTGTCCAAAGCCGGTGCCGAATGTGCGCGCAGAGCCGTGGCTCAGGTGACGGCGGCGCAGCCGGCCCGACGTTGTTTTGTCGCGGGGGCGATCGGCCCGACGACCAAGACGTCGTCGGTCTCCACGGACTCGAATGACGCGGCGGCTCGCGGTTGCACCTTCCAGGAATTGGTCGCGGCCTATGCCGACCAGGTGCGAGGCCTGTTGGACGGCGGAACCGATCTCCTGCTGGTCGAGACCATTTTCGACACCTTGAACGCCAAGGCGGCGTTTTTCGCGATCCAACAACTGTTCGCCGAAGGGGCGCGGCAGGTGCCGATCATGGCATCGGTCACCTTCATCCAAGCCGGCAGCAACCGCGGATTTTCAGGGCAGACGGTCGAGGGCTTCTGGAATTCCATCTCGCACGTGCCGTTGCTCAGCGTGGGGATGAACTGTGCGCTGGGGCCGAAGGAAATGCGTCCCCTGATCGAAGAGCTGGCGCAGATTGCGCCGATCTTCGTGAGCAGCCATCCGAACGCCGGCCTGCCCAATCCCTTGTTGCCGACCGGTTTCCCCGAAACGCCCGAGTCGTTGGCGCCGCAGTTGCGCGAGTGGGCGCAGAACGGCTGGCTCAACATCGTGGGCGGTTGTTGCGGGACGACACCGGACCATATTCGTTCGATCGCCGGGGCCGTGCAGGGAGTGACGCCCAGAACGCCGTCCAGGGTTCAACCGTTTCTGCGTTTGAGCGGCCTGGAAGCGCTGACGGTGCGGCCCGAGTCGAACTTCGTCAATATCGGCGAACGGACGAACATCACCGGGTCACCGGCATTCTCGAAATTGATCCTGGCCGGCGACTACGACAAGGCCCTCACCGTGGCGCGTCAGCAGGTCGAGGGCGGGGCGCAAATCATCGACATCAACATGGATGAGGGGTTGCTGGATTCCAAGGCGGCCATGCAGAAGTTCCTGCGCCTGCTGGCGGCGGAGTCGGACATCGCCCGCGTGCCGATCATGATGGACAGTTCGAAGTGGGAGGTGATCGAGGAGGGCCTCCGGAACATCCAGGGCAAGGGAATCGTCAATTCCATCAGCTTGAAAGAAGGCGAGGCCAAGTTTCTCGAACAGGCCAGACTCATTCGCCGCTACGGGGCGGCCATGGTGGTCATGGCGTTTGATGAACGCGGTCAGGCCGACTCGCTCGCGCGGCGCATCGAGATCTGCGAGCGATCCTACCGGTTGCTGACGGAACAGGTCGGAGTGCCGCCGCAGGACATCATTTTCGATCCGAATATCCTGACCGTCGCGACCGGCCTCGAAGAGCATAACAACTACGCAGTCGATTTCATCGAAGCGACAAGATGGATCAAACAGCACCTGCCTCTGGCCAAGGTCAGCGGCGGCGTGAGCAACATTTCGTTTTCGTTCCGCGGCAACAATGTGGTGCGCGAAGCGATGCATGCGGCATTCCTCTACCATGCGATTCAGGGGGGCCTCGACATGGGGATCGTCAATGCCGGGCAGTTGGCGGTGTACGAGGAAATTCCCAAGGACCTACTGGCGCTGGTGGAGGACGTGCTGTTGAACAGGCGGCCGGATGCGACGGAACGGCTGGTCGCTTTTGCCGAAACGGTCAAGCAGAAGGGGAAGACGGCGGTCAAGGATGACGAATGGCGCACACAGCCGGTCGAGGAACGGTTGGCTCATGCGTTGGTGAAGGGCTTGACCGACTATATCGATCAGGACGTGGAGGAGGCGAGGCAGAAGGCCGCCAAGCCGCTCGACGTGATCGAGGGACCCTTGATGGCCGGCATGAACGTCGTCGGCGACCTTTTCGGCTCAGGCAAGATGTTCCTGCCGCAGGTCGTGAAGAGCGCCAGGGTGATGAAGAAGGCCGTGGCCTACCTCATGCCGTTCATGGAAGCCGAGAAGCAACGGTTGGGCACCTCCCGCGCGAACGGGAAGGTCCTGCTCGCGACCGTCAAGGGCGATGTGCACGACATCGGCAAAAACATCGTCGGCGTCGTGTTGGGCTGCAACAATTACGAGGTGATCGACCTCGGGGTGATGGTGTCTTGCGAGAAAATTCTGGCCACCGCCCGTGAGCGACAGGTCGATGTGGTGGGGCTCAGCGGCTTGATTACTCCCTCGTTGGATGAAATGGTGCATGTGGCCAAGGAGATGACGCGACAGGGTTTTGAGCTGCCCCTGCTCATAGGCGGAGCGACCACCAGCAAGGCCCACACAGCCGTGAAGATCGCCCCGGCCTACCGCCATGCGACCGTGCATGTGTTGGACGCCTCACGCGCCGTCGGAGTGGTGGGCAGCCTGGTCAATCGGGAGCAGCGGGAGAGTTTTTCCAAGTCCGTTCGCGCAGATTACGACCAGGTCAGGCAGGCGCATCAGGATCGTGGGCCCAAGGCCCTGCGGAGCTTGGATGAGGCGAGGAAACATCGGTTGCCGACCGACTGGAGGACCGTCGATATCCCGACCCCCGCCTTTACCGGCATCCATACGATCGATCGGCAACCCTTGCGGGACCTGGTGCCCTACATCGACTGGTCGCCCTTCTTTCACACGTGGGAATTGCGGGGACGTTACCCAGACATTCTGAACGATACCACGGTCGGGCCGAAGGCCAAGGAGCTGCTGTCGGATGCTCAGGCGCTGATCGAGGAAATCATCCAGGGTGGCCTGTTGACGGCCCGTGCTGTGTATGGATTCTTCCCGGCCAACAGCCTCGGCGACGATATCGAGGTCTATGGAGACGAAGATCGACGGGAGGTTCGGGCTGTTTTCCACACGCTCAGGCAGCAGATGGAGAAGCCGGCCGATCAATTCAATCTGGCCCTGGCCGATTACATCGCTCCGAAGGGTTCCGGGCGAGCGGACTACCTAGGGGCGTTTGCAGTGACGGCCGGCATCGGGATCGAGGCGCTCTGCGCCAAGTATGAGAAGGACCATGATGATTACAACTCCATCATGACCAAGGCGCTGGCTGATCGATTGGCGGAGGCCTTCGCCGAATGGCTCCACAAACAGGTGCGGATAGCGTGGGGGTATGGAAAGGACGAAGGACTGACGAATGAAGATCTGATTCGCGAGCGCTATCGGGGCATTCGTCCGGCTCCCGGCTATCCTGCCTGTCCGGATCATACCGAGAAGCGGATTCTGTTCGACTTGCTGGGGGCCGAAGCCCGAGGCGGTGTGACCCTCACGGAGTCCTTCGCCATGTTGCCGACGGCGTCGGTGAGCGGGCTCTATTTCGCGCATCCGCAGGCCAAATATTTCGCGGTGGGCAAGATCAACCGCGATCAGGTCGAGGACTATGCGTCGCGCAAGAAACTGTCCGTGAGCGAAATAGAGCGGTGGCTCGCGCCGAACCTGAACTACGACACGTAG
- a CDS encoding Response regulator c-di-GMP phosphodiesterase, RpfG family, which yields MSIPSVPEQKQITQPSLLENRNILIVDDEEPIRRLLGYLLEPHGYHVTLAGESREARQQLEKTSYALVLCDVNMPGESGMDLVRHILTQYATTAVIMITGLDSPVLANAALDMGAFGYVIKPFEANEVLINVANALRRRKLEIENAMHRENLEEVVRTRTIALQQALEWLERSEKELRLSREETIQRLAIAAEFRDSSTAQHIQRMSHYCELLARRYGLSPDRCDLIRTASPMHDIGKIGTPDHVLLKPGKFTPEEFKVITQHTEIGYRILAGSDSELLKVAALIAWTHHERYDGTGYPRGIKGEDIPLEGRITAIADNFDALTTQRVYKPAYDFDHAKEIMLKERGKHFDPDLLDIFFASMEDIKRIYDQFADPTWLSASRHKPAAPGQDN from the coding sequence ATGAGCATTCCCTCCGTTCCAGAACAGAAACAGATCACCCAACCGTCGCTCCTCGAAAACCGCAACATCCTCATCGTCGATGATGAAGAACCCATCCGTCGGCTGCTGGGGTATCTCCTCGAACCCCATGGGTACCACGTAACCCTGGCCGGAGAGTCCCGTGAAGCCCGCCAGCAGTTGGAGAAAACGTCCTACGCCCTGGTGCTCTGCGATGTGAATATGCCGGGCGAGTCCGGCATGGACCTCGTGCGCCACATTCTGACTCAATATGCCACCACCGCCGTCATCATGATCACGGGCCTCGACAGCCCCGTTCTCGCGAACGCGGCACTGGACATGGGGGCCTTCGGATACGTGATCAAGCCGTTCGAAGCCAACGAGGTGTTGATCAACGTGGCCAACGCGTTGCGACGCCGCAAGCTGGAAATCGAAAATGCCATGCACCGGGAGAATCTTGAAGAAGTCGTCCGGACGCGGACGATCGCCCTGCAGCAGGCCCTCGAATGGCTCGAGCGCAGCGAAAAGGAACTGCGCCTCTCACGCGAAGAAACGATTCAGCGGCTCGCCATCGCGGCGGAGTTTCGCGACAGTTCGACGGCGCAGCACATCCAACGGATGAGCCACTACTGTGAACTATTGGCACGCCGCTATGGACTGTCCCCCGACCGATGTGATCTCATCCGCACGGCCAGCCCCATGCACGACATCGGCAAGATCGGCACCCCGGACCATGTGTTGCTCAAACCTGGCAAGTTCACCCCGGAAGAGTTCAAGGTGATCACCCAACATACCGAAATCGGATACAGGATTTTAGCCGGTTCCGATTCGGAACTGTTGAAAGTCGCCGCGCTCATCGCCTGGACCCACCATGAACGATACGACGGCACCGGCTATCCACGCGGGATCAAGGGAGAAGACATTCCCTTGGAGGGCAGGATTACCGCTATCGCAGACAACTTCGACGCCCTCACGACTCAGCGGGTCTACAAACCGGCGTACGACTTCGACCATGCCAAGGAGATCATGCTGAAGGAGCGAGGGAAGCACTTTGATCCCGATCTGCTCGATATCTTCTTCGCCTCGATGGAAGACATCAAACGCATCTACGACCAATTTGCCGATCCCACCTGGCTCTCCGCCTCTCGGCACAAGCCCGCCGCGCCGGGCCAGGACAACTGA
- a CDS encoding Ribonuclease PH, whose amino-acid sequence MGNGAGFSRIDGRRRDQIRPVKVTQNFIKHAEGSVLIEMGETKVICTASVEEKVPPFLRDKGRGWVTAEYAMLPRATHDRSPRESVKGKQGGRTLEIQRLVGRALRAVIDTTRLGERTIWIDCDVIQADGGTRTASITGAFIALADALAVLKQKELVKKNPLTDYLAAISVGKVGGEVLVDLAYEEDSQAEVDLNLVMTGAGRYVEVQGTAERTPFDKKDMDQFLDLGWGAIRDLVEMQKSLIGAIG is encoded by the coding sequence ATGGGGAACGGCGCAGGGTTCAGTCGGATCGATGGACGGAGGCGGGATCAGATCCGACCGGTCAAGGTGACGCAAAATTTCATCAAACATGCCGAAGGATCGGTCTTGATCGAAATGGGGGAGACCAAGGTCATTTGCACCGCGTCGGTGGAGGAAAAAGTCCCGCCGTTCCTGAGGGATAAGGGACGGGGATGGGTGACGGCGGAATATGCCATGCTCCCACGAGCCACCCATGATCGTTCCCCACGGGAATCGGTCAAGGGCAAGCAGGGTGGGCGCACGCTGGAGATTCAACGTCTGGTCGGACGGGCCCTGCGCGCGGTGATCGATACGACTCGCCTGGGCGAACGGACCATCTGGATCGATTGCGACGTCATTCAAGCCGACGGGGGGACCCGCACGGCCTCGATTACCGGCGCCTTTATCGCCTTGGCGGATGCGTTGGCCGTCCTGAAACAAAAGGAACTCGTAAAGAAAAATCCCCTGACGGACTACCTCGCGGCGATCAGCGTCGGGAAGGTCGGCGGCGAAGTGCTGGTAGACTTGGCCTACGAGGAAGATTCCCAGGCGGAAGTGGACTTGAACTTGGTGATGACGGGCGCGGGACGGTACGTTGAGGTGCAGGGGACTGCCGAGCGGACCCCGTTCGACAAAAAGGACATGGACCAGTTTCTCGACCTTGGATGGGGGGCGATCCGCGACCTGGTGGAGATGCAGAAGTCGCTGATCGGTGCGATCGGCTGA
- a CDS encoding Nucleoside 5-triphosphatase RdgB (dHAPTP, dITP, XTP-specific), giving the protein MQLVLATRNRHKKQEVVALLQDLNIAILSLDDFPDAPEVVEDGETCEANAMKKAVETARYTGLPAVADDTGLEVDALGGRPGAFAARYAGEHASYEDNCRKLLHELRAVPSEKRGARFVTVAAIALPTGKTRSVKGVLEGSIAEEAVGSHGFGYDPVFFVPEYRQTLAQLSPEVKNRISHRARAFSQARDLLRHLMAEQNSVGA; this is encoded by the coding sequence ATGCAGCTTGTACTGGCGACCAGGAATCGACATAAGAAGCAGGAGGTGGTCGCCCTGCTGCAGGATTTGAACATCGCCATTTTATCCCTGGATGACTTTCCCGATGCGCCGGAGGTGGTCGAAGACGGCGAGACCTGTGAAGCGAATGCCATGAAAAAGGCCGTGGAAACTGCGCGCTATACGGGACTGCCAGCAGTGGCGGACGACACAGGGCTGGAAGTCGATGCGCTTGGTGGACGGCCCGGGGCCTTCGCGGCTCGTTACGCAGGCGAACATGCCAGTTACGAGGACAATTGCCGGAAATTGCTGCACGAGCTTCGTGCTGTCCCTTCAGAGAAACGAGGGGCCCGGTTTGTGACGGTGGCGGCCATTGCCTTGCCGACCGGGAAGACCCGGTCGGTGAAGGGGGTGTTGGAAGGATCGATTGCCGAAGAGGCCGTGGGTTCCCATGGATTCGGGTATGACCCGGTCTTCTTCGTGCCGGAGTACCGTCAGACCCTGGCTCAACTGTCACCGGAGGTGAAAAACCGGATCAGCCACCGCGCCCGCGCCTTTTCACAGGCTAGGGACCTTCTGCGGCATCTGATGGCGGAACAGAACTCAGTCGGGGCGTAG